A stretch of Bradyrhizobium sp. CCBAU 53338 DNA encodes these proteins:
- a CDS encoding Zn-ribbon domain-containing OB-fold protein yields MSEAKKYPAPVTNPETAAFWDAAKQGRFMIKRCTACGEAHYFPRSICPFCYSDKTVWEEASGEGTIYTWSLMRKSPTGPYAIGYVRLKEGPSVQTNFVDCDLEKLKIGQKVKVVFKPTDGAPLPFFTVA; encoded by the coding sequence ATGAGCGAAGCCAAAAAATATCCGGCCCCGGTCACGAACCCCGAGACCGCCGCATTCTGGGATGCAGCCAAGCAGGGCAGGTTCATGATCAAGCGCTGCACCGCCTGCGGCGAAGCGCATTACTTCCCGCGCTCGATCTGCCCGTTCTGCTACTCCGACAAGACGGTGTGGGAGGAGGCGTCGGGCGAGGGCACGATCTACACCTGGAGCCTGATGCGGAAGTCTCCGACCGGCCCCTATGCCATCGGCTACGTCAGGCTGAAGGAGGGTCCGTCGGTGCAGACCAATTTCGTCGACTGCGATCTCGAGAAGCTCAAGATCGGGCAGAAGGTGAAGGTGGTGTTCAAGCCGACCGACGGCGCGCCGCTGCCGTTTTTTACGGTGGCCTGA
- a CDS encoding dihydrodipicolinate synthase family protein, with the protein MKLTADAKGTFAIAPTPFHDDGRIDERSIDRLADFYEEVGCDGVTVLGILGEAPKLDATEAEQVAVRYVKRAKKMQVIVGVSAPGFATMRSLARASMDAGAAGVMIAPPPSLRTDDQIVGYFKQAAEAIGPDVPWVLQDYPLTLTVVFTPAVIRKIVMDNPNCVMLKHEDWPGLEKISTLRGFQKDGSLRPLSILCGNGGTFLDFEMERGADGAMTGYAFPELLIDVVNLSKAGKRDAAHDLFDAHLPLIRYEQQPGVGLTVRKYVLQKRGIIASSAQRKPGATMTATAKAEVDYLLSRVARFDKRANLGPQSSAAG; encoded by the coding sequence ATGAAACTCACCGCCGACGCCAAGGGCACCTTCGCAATCGCGCCGACGCCGTTCCACGATGACGGCCGGATCGACGAGCGCTCGATCGACCGCCTGGCCGATTTCTACGAGGAGGTCGGCTGCGACGGCGTCACGGTGCTGGGCATCCTCGGTGAGGCGCCAAAGCTTGATGCCACCGAGGCCGAGCAGGTGGCGGTACGCTACGTCAAGCGTGCCAAGAAGATGCAGGTGATCGTCGGCGTCTCCGCGCCGGGGTTTGCCACCATGCGCTCGCTGGCGAGGGCCTCGATGGACGCGGGCGCGGCCGGCGTGATGATCGCGCCGCCGCCCTCGCTCCGCACCGACGACCAGATCGTCGGCTATTTCAAGCAGGCGGCCGAGGCGATCGGTCCTGACGTGCCCTGGGTGCTCCAGGACTATCCGCTGACGCTCACGGTGGTGTTCACTCCCGCCGTGATCCGCAAGATCGTCATGGACAATCCGAACTGCGTGATGCTCAAGCACGAGGACTGGCCGGGCCTCGAGAAGATCTCGACGCTGCGCGGCTTCCAGAAGGACGGCTCGCTGCGCCCGCTCTCGATCCTTTGCGGCAATGGCGGCACATTCCTTGATTTCGAGATGGAGCGCGGCGCCGACGGCGCCATGACCGGCTATGCGTTCCCCGAGCTTCTGATCGATGTCGTCAACCTCTCCAAGGCCGGCAAGCGCGACGCCGCGCATGATCTGTTCGATGCACATCTACCTCTAATCCGCTACGAACAGCAGCCCGGCGTCGGCCTGACCGTCCGCAAATACGTGCTGCAGAAGCGCGGCATCATCGCCTCCAGCGCGCAGCGCAAGCCGGGCGCGACGATGACGGCGACCGCGAAGGCCGAGGTCGACTACCTCTTGTCTCGCGTCGCCCGTTTCGACAAGCGCGCCAATCTCGGCCCGCAATCCAGCGCCGCAGGTTAG
- a CDS encoding NUDIX domain-containing protein: MAETSASRPASTILLLRDGTKEVEIFMMVRHHQIEFNSGALVFPGGSVDAGDNEIVARADLYSGGEGLGEAERGFRIAAIRETFEESGILLARSKGSNTPVDAKRAGEIADAHRVALNEHKISFLSILSDNNLQLALDTLVPYAHWITPEGMPKRFDTWFFLAAAPPDQLGAHDGRESTDSIWLSAREAVEGGESGRFKLPFPTTRNLIRLAKQPSVSAALDHARGMSIVTVMPVMTKTETGRQLSIPREAGYDGEVFEVGAVG; the protein is encoded by the coding sequence ATGGCCGAGACATCAGCATCACGTCCGGCTTCGACGATCCTCCTGCTGCGCGACGGCACCAAGGAGGTCGAAATCTTCATGATGGTTCGCCATCATCAGATCGAGTTCAACTCGGGCGCGCTGGTGTTTCCGGGCGGCAGCGTCGACGCCGGCGATAACGAGATCGTCGCCCGGGCCGATCTCTATTCGGGCGGCGAAGGCCTCGGCGAAGCGGAGCGCGGTTTTCGCATCGCCGCCATCCGCGAGACCTTTGAAGAAAGCGGCATCCTGCTGGCGCGATCGAAAGGATCGAACACGCCAGTTGATGCCAAGCGCGCCGGCGAGATCGCCGACGCGCATCGCGTCGCGCTCAACGAGCACAAGATCAGCTTCCTGAGCATTCTCTCCGACAATAACCTCCAGCTCGCGCTCGACACGCTGGTGCCCTACGCGCACTGGATCACGCCGGAGGGCATGCCGAAGCGGTTCGACACCTGGTTCTTCCTCGCGGCGGCGCCGCCTGACCAACTCGGTGCGCATGACGGTCGGGAGTCGACCGACTCGATCTGGCTGTCAGCCCGCGAGGCGGTGGAGGGTGGTGAGAGCGGTCGCTTCAAGCTGCCGTTCCCGACCACGCGCAACCTGATACGGCTGGCCAAGCAGCCGAGCGTGAGCGCCGCGCTCGATCATGCCAGGGGGATGTCGATCGTCACGGTGATGCCGGTCATGACCAAGACTGAGACCGGCCGGCAGCTCAGCATTCCGCGCGAGGCCGGCTATGACGGCGAGGTGTTCGAGGTTGGCGCGGTCGGCTAG
- a CDS encoding thiolase domain-containing protein has protein sequence MTIKGKAYIAGIYEHPTRHAPDKSTAQLHAEVAKGAIEDAGLSKDDVDGYFCAGDAPGGAWPMVDYLGLNTKKLRHVDSTETGGCSYIIHLGHAAEAIAAGKCSIALVTLAGKPRTGVMPPRAAGAEVDFESAYGATTHNAYGMCAMRHMHDYGTTSEQLAWIKVAASHHAQYNPHAMLKDVVTVEDVLNSPMISDPLHRMDCCVVSDGGGALIVTTPEIAKSLKKPLVKLIGHGEAMKGPRGGKDLDLTYSAGVWSGPRAFEEAGITPKDIKYASIYDSFTITVLMQLEDLGFCKKGEGGKFVADGNLISGVGKLPFNTDGGGLCSNHPVNRGGMTKIIEAVRQLRGEAHPKVQVKNCDLAIAHGTGGLLGVRHAASTAILERV, from the coding sequence TTGACCATCAAGGGCAAGGCCTACATTGCCGGGATCTACGAACACCCGACCCGGCATGCGCCGGACAAATCCACCGCCCAGCTTCACGCCGAGGTCGCCAAGGGCGCGATCGAGGATGCCGGGCTCTCCAAGGACGATGTCGACGGCTATTTCTGCGCGGGCGATGCGCCCGGCGGTGCCTGGCCGATGGTCGACTATCTCGGTCTGAACACCAAGAAGCTTCGTCACGTCGATTCCACCGAGACCGGCGGTTGTTCCTACATCATCCATCTCGGCCATGCCGCCGAGGCGATCGCCGCGGGCAAGTGCTCGATCGCGCTTGTTACGCTCGCCGGTAAGCCGCGCACCGGCGTGATGCCGCCGCGTGCGGCCGGCGCCGAGGTCGATTTCGAATCCGCTTACGGCGCGACCACGCACAATGCCTATGGCATGTGTGCCATGCGCCATATGCACGACTATGGCACCACCTCGGAGCAGCTCGCCTGGATCAAGGTCGCAGCTTCCCACCATGCGCAATACAATCCGCATGCGATGCTCAAGGATGTCGTCACCGTCGAGGACGTGCTGAACTCGCCGATGATCTCCGATCCGCTTCATCGCATGGATTGTTGCGTCGTCTCCGACGGCGGCGGCGCGCTGATCGTGACGACGCCCGAGATTGCCAAGAGCCTGAAGAAGCCGCTGGTCAAGTTGATCGGCCATGGCGAGGCCATGAAAGGACCGCGCGGCGGCAAGGATCTCGACCTCACTTATTCGGCCGGTGTCTGGTCCGGTCCGCGTGCGTTCGAGGAAGCCGGCATCACGCCGAAGGACATCAAGTACGCTTCGATCTATGACAGCTTCACCATCACGGTGCTGATGCAGCTCGAAGACCTCGGCTTCTGCAAGAAGGGCGAGGGCGGCAAGTTCGTCGCCGACGGCAACCTGATCTCGGGCGTGGGCAAGCTGCCGTTCAACACCGATGGCGGCGGCCTTTGCAGCAATCACCCCGTCAACCGCGGCGGCATGACCAAGATCATCGAGGCGGTCAGGCAACTGCGCGGCGAGGCGCATCCGAAGGTGCAGGTCAAGAATTGCGATCTCGCCATCGCCCACGGCACCGGCGGATTGTTGGGCGTCCGCCACGCTGCCTCGACGGCCATTCTGGAGCGCGTGTGA
- a CDS encoding cytochrome c, translating into MRTILAVALLCSAVATTAFAAEPSPELIAYGKTLVEAGDCAGCHTADPAKPFAGGKRIDTPFGAIYAPNLTPDRDTGIGAWTDADFTRAVRTGTAPDGSLYYPAFPYPYFTRMTKDDTLAIRAYLGTLAPVVNRNKPPQLDWPLNYRFLMRGWNLLFFSPGLFEPDQSKSAAWNRGGYLVTGLGHCGACHTPKNYFGADKTAQALAGSEIGGWYAPRLDGAARSGLQSWSADDITEYLQSGRNAKSHAGGPMAEVIVNSTSKMSDADVRAIAVYLKSLPPARRETNVTPPDEAEMKAGQAVYAKFCIACHEADGSGAPRIYPPLPANALLQSINPSSTLRIILDGAHTVTTPRAPNTGEMPPYARQLSDEEIAAVTNYIRNSWGNAGPLVTPAQVAKARGQQP; encoded by the coding sequence ATGCGGACGATTCTGGCTGTTGCGCTCTTGTGCAGTGCGGTTGCGACGACCGCTTTCGCCGCCGAGCCGTCGCCCGAGCTGATCGCCTACGGCAAGACGCTGGTTGAGGCCGGCGACTGCGCGGGCTGCCACACCGCCGACCCCGCCAAACCGTTTGCCGGCGGCAAGCGCATCGACACGCCCTTCGGCGCTATCTATGCACCGAACCTGACCCCGGACCGCGACACCGGCATCGGCGCCTGGACGGACGCCGATTTCACCCGTGCCGTGCGCACCGGCACCGCGCCCGACGGCTCGCTTTACTACCCGGCCTTCCCCTACCCCTACTTCACGCGGATGACCAAGGACGACACGCTGGCAATCCGCGCCTATCTCGGCACGCTCGCGCCCGTCGTGAACCGCAACAAACCACCGCAGCTGGACTGGCCCCTCAACTATCGCTTCCTGATGCGCGGCTGGAACCTGCTGTTCTTCTCGCCCGGCCTGTTCGAGCCGGACCAGAGCAAGAGCGCGGCCTGGAACAGAGGTGGCTATCTCGTCACCGGCCTCGGCCATTGCGGCGCCTGTCATACGCCGAAGAACTATTTCGGTGCGGACAAGACTGCGCAGGCGCTGGCCGGCAGCGAGATCGGCGGCTGGTACGCGCCGCGCCTCGATGGCGCCGCGCGCAGCGGGCTGCAATCGTGGAGCGCGGATGACATCACGGAATACCTGCAGAGCGGCCGCAACGCCAAAAGCCATGCCGGCGGTCCCATGGCCGAGGTCATCGTCAACTCGACCTCGAAGATGAGCGATGCCGATGTGCGCGCAATCGCGGTGTACCTGAAGAGCCTGCCGCCGGCGCGCCGCGAGACCAACGTGACGCCGCCCGACGAGGCCGAGATGAAGGCGGGCCAGGCGGTCTACGCAAAGTTCTGCATCGCCTGCCATGAGGCCGATGGCTCCGGCGCACCGCGCATCTATCCGCCGCTGCCGGCGAACGCGCTGCTGCAATCGATCAACCCGTCCTCGACCCTGCGTATCATCCTCGATGGCGCCCACACCGTGACGACGCCGCGCGCGCCGAACACCGGCGAGATGCCGCCCTATGCCAGGCAATTGTCCGACGAGGAGATCGCGGCGGTGACGAACTACATCCGCAATTCCTGGGGCAATGCCGGCCCGTTGGTAACGCCGGCACAGGTGGCGAAGGCACGCGGGCAACAGCCGTAG
- a CDS encoding SDR family oxidoreductase, with product MGLLDGKVALITGAGGGLGEAYAKLFAREGASVVVNDLGGPRDGSGADKSMAQLVVDAIKAEGGKAVANGADISTMEGGQSVFDDAIKHFGRADILVNNAGILRDQTFAKASESDWDKVIKVHLKGTFCCTMPVFRWMRENGGGVIVNTSSTSGLIGNFGQTNYGAAKGGIWGLSNVLAIEGRKYNIRIWTLAPGALTRMTADLPRYKENPGAALGPDGIAPAVLYMVSDLSGDQTGKVLGVSGPRGVREMRMMEMEGWRPPHTGWNAQDIVNHAKEIFFSEEQIKMGARRF from the coding sequence ATGGGACTACTCGACGGCAAGGTTGCGCTGATCACCGGCGCGGGCGGCGGGCTCGGTGAGGCCTACGCAAAGCTGTTCGCGCGGGAAGGGGCCTCGGTCGTCGTCAACGACCTCGGCGGGCCCCGTGACGGCTCCGGCGCGGACAAGTCGATGGCGCAGCTTGTGGTGGACGCGATCAAGGCCGAGGGCGGCAAGGCCGTCGCCAACGGCGCCGACATCTCCACCATGGAAGGTGGGCAGTCGGTGTTCGACGACGCCATCAAGCATTTTGGCCGCGCCGACATCCTCGTCAACAATGCCGGCATTTTGCGTGACCAGACCTTCGCCAAGGCCAGTGAGTCAGATTGGGACAAGGTGATCAAGGTGCACCTGAAAGGCACCTTTTGTTGCACCATGCCGGTGTTTCGCTGGATGCGGGAAAACGGCGGCGGCGTCATCGTCAACACCTCCTCGACATCTGGCCTGATCGGCAATTTCGGCCAGACCAATTACGGCGCTGCCAAGGGCGGCATCTGGGGCTTGTCCAACGTGCTGGCGATCGAGGGCCGGAAGTACAACATCCGGATCTGGACCCTCGCCCCAGGGGCCCTGACCCGCATGACCGCAGACCTGCCCCGCTATAAGGAGAACCCAGGTGCGGCGCTGGGGCCGGACGGCATCGCGCCGGCCGTGCTATATATGGTCAGCGATTTGTCGGGCGACCAGACCGGCAAGGTGCTGGGCGTGTCCGGGCCTCGCGGCGTGCGCGAAATGCGGATGATGGAAATGGAAGGCTGGAGACCGCCGCACACGGGCTGGAACGCCCAGGACATCGTCAATCATGCCAAGGAGATCTTCTTCTCCGAGGAGCAGATCAAGATGGGTGCGAGGCGGTTCTAG
- a CDS encoding MaoC family dehydratase — translation MSARYEELKGLKNLGQKYAYGDREVMLYAYGIGLGADPMDENELAFVNEGTFTPRPLKVVPTFASVAAWGSGPGEMKLNRVMVVDGERDITFHQPLPIAANITADSSVLEVYDKGEGKGVVISHQTVLRNEKGDKLATLVASRFARGDGGFGGPSLIQPDPHKIPSRSPDKTIDIVTRPDQALVYRLCGDRNPLHSDPEFARKAGFPRPILHGMCTYGITCRGVLQTYADYDASAFRQHVARFSSPVYPGETVTMDLWKDGNTISFEAKVKSRGVTVIRNGKTVLG, via the coding sequence ATGTCCGCCAGATACGAAGAACTGAAAGGCCTGAAAAATCTCGGCCAGAAATATGCCTATGGCGATCGCGAGGTCATGCTCTACGCCTACGGCATCGGCCTGGGTGCCGATCCCATGGACGAGAACGAGCTTGCCTTCGTCAACGAGGGCACGTTCACGCCGCGGCCGCTCAAGGTGGTGCCGACCTTCGCCTCCGTCGCCGCCTGGGGCTCTGGTCCCGGCGAGATGAAGCTCAACCGCGTGATGGTGGTGGACGGCGAGCGCGACATTACCTTCCACCAGCCGCTGCCGATCGCTGCCAACATCACCGCCGACTCCTCCGTGCTCGAGGTCTACGACAAGGGCGAGGGCAAGGGCGTTGTCATTAGCCATCAGACCGTGCTCAGGAACGAGAAGGGCGACAAGCTCGCGACTCTCGTCGCCTCCCGCTTCGCCCGCGGCGACGGCGGCTTTGGCGGGCCGAGCCTGATCCAGCCCGATCCGCACAAGATCCCCTCGCGCAGCCCTGACAAGACCATCGACATCGTCACGCGGCCCGATCAGGCGCTGGTCTATCGTCTTTGCGGTGATCGCAATCCGCTGCACTCCGATCCCGAGTTCGCCAGGAAGGCCGGCTTCCCGCGTCCGATCCTGCACGGCATGTGCACCTACGGCATCACCTGCCGCGGCGTGCTCCAGACCTACGCCGACTACGACGCGTCCGCCTTCCGCCAGCACGTCGCGCGCTTCTCTTCGCCCGTCTACCCCGGCGAGACCGTGACCATGGACCTCTGGAAGGACGGCAACACGATCTCGTTCGAAGCCAAGGTGAAGTCGCGCGGCGTCACCGTGATCAGGAACGGCAAGACGGTGCTGGGTTAG
- a CDS encoding trimeric intracellular cation channel family protein → MWNLPPSDSVLHFLSLVAVAAQGMTAALAAGRRSMDWLGVCFLGCITALGGGTLRDLFLGHYPLAWVQNPVYLALAGGAAFLTILMARLVHRLKIAFIVLDAIGLVVFTMAGCDVAWQMDASLPIVIVSGMVTGCAGGVLRDVLCNDVPLLFRSELYASVSVVTGLFYATAFGLKLNAELWTILTFVLGISFRLLAVRYKWEMPKFVFTGDEEK, encoded by the coding sequence ATGTGGAACCTGCCGCCGAGCGATAGCGTGCTGCATTTCCTGTCTCTTGTCGCGGTGGCCGCGCAAGGCATGACCGCCGCACTTGCAGCGGGACGGCGCAGCATGGACTGGCTTGGCGTCTGCTTCCTCGGCTGCATCACGGCGCTCGGCGGCGGCACGCTGCGCGATCTCTTCCTCGGGCACTATCCGCTGGCCTGGGTGCAAAACCCTGTTTACCTCGCGCTCGCCGGCGGTGCCGCTTTCCTCACGATCTTGATGGCCCGTCTCGTGCACCGGCTGAAGATTGCCTTCATCGTGCTCGATGCCATCGGCCTCGTCGTCTTCACCATGGCCGGCTGCGACGTCGCCTGGCAGATGGATGCCTCGCTGCCGATCGTGATCGTCTCCGGCATGGTGACGGGCTGCGCCGGCGGCGTGCTCCGCGACGTGCTCTGCAACGACGTGCCGCTGTTGTTTCGCTCCGAGCTCTACGCCAGCGTCTCGGTGGTGACGGGGTTGTTCTACGCGACCGCCTTCGGCCTGAAGCTCAATGCCGAGCTCTGGACCATCCTGACCTTCGTGCTCGGCATCAGCTTCCGCCTGCTTGCGGTGCGCTACAAATGGGAAATGCCGAAATTCGTCTTCACGGGGGATGAGGAGAAGTAG
- a CDS encoding indolepyruvate ferredoxin oxidoreductase family protein, which produces MGINQGPISLDQKYTQDTGHIFTTGIQALVRLPMAQIRRDRAAGLNTAGFISGYRGSPLGGYDQQLFAARKHLEQYNIKFQPGVNEDLAATAVWGSQQLNLSPGAKYDGVVGIWYGKGPGVDRCGDVFRHGNAAGSAKNGGVLCLAGDDHGAKSSTVPHQSDHAFISALMPYLYPSSIHEMIEMGLLGIAMSRYSGCWVGMKVITETVETTAEIDLTDEMKPFIIPPDFELPPGGLNLRWPDDRFEQDRRLQDYKGFAAIAFARANKVNRITMDSPNARFGIMASGKSYEDVRQALRELGITEQVAAKIGLRLYKIGMPWPLEPEGVHEFAVGLEEIFIVEERREIVENQVKQVLFNWRDDVRPRIVGKMDEHDKRFLTFAAELSVASLATSLTERLLRLNLNPEIAEMLRAKADWFNGRQASQMIPTAPVSRTPYFCSGCPHNTSTKVPEGSRALAGIGCHFMALWMDRSTETFTHMGGEGVPWVGIAPFTNENHIFANLGDGTYFHSGLLAIRQAVASKTNITYKILYNDAVAMTGGQRHDGDLSPQQITFQLHAEGIREIYLVSENPDAYPASTIAPGVKLHHRDELQDVMKMCREYKGTSAIVFVQTCAAEKRRRRKRGLMEDPARRVMINPAVCEGCGDCSVQSNCISVEPLETEFGRKRAINQSACNKDYSCLKGFCPSFVTVDGGKPRHRAPADLSDIGAIPEPASRPTLDKPYNIAVGGVGGTGVLTIGALLGMAAHIEGKASMILDMSGLAQKGGAVLSHVRLSDHPAEVTCSRIVTGTADVVLAADEVVAVAKDTISLCDTSRTRGIINSHVIPTADFVLNRDFNFQTRKLNGLLETALHKDSVFFDFTKPAEQLLGDAIATNMMMMGYAYQKGLFPLSAESIEQAIEINGVSIKMNKEAFRLGRLAVADPARLAEMLKGTDEVEAPKALDAMTLDEIIEHRAKHLTAYQNGRLAKRYRKLVDQVRDAAVKGGYGDALPRAVAINYAKLLAYKDEYEVARLFTDGAFAKQLQDQFEGDFKFSFNLAPPILASGVDALGRPKKRAFGPWMLKVFGVLAKFRFLRGTPLDIFGRSADRKLERDLIVGYEKDVATVLGLLSPVTVDTSVELLSLPDRIRGYGPVKEKAVADAKARYAQLAADLANPPPAPRQIAAE; this is translated from the coding sequence ATGGGCATCAACCAGGGTCCGATCAGTCTCGATCAGAAATACACCCAGGACACCGGCCATATCTTCACGACGGGCATCCAGGCGCTGGTCCGTCTGCCCATGGCCCAGATTCGCCGCGACCGCGCCGCCGGCCTGAACACCGCAGGCTTCATCTCCGGCTATCGCGGCTCGCCGCTCGGCGGCTACGATCAGCAGCTCTTCGCCGCGCGAAAACATCTCGAGCAGTACAACATCAAATTCCAGCCCGGCGTGAACGAGGACCTGGCGGCGACCGCGGTGTGGGGCTCGCAGCAGCTCAACCTCTCGCCCGGCGCCAAGTATGATGGCGTGGTCGGCATCTGGTACGGCAAGGGCCCCGGCGTCGACCGCTGCGGCGACGTCTTCCGCCACGGCAACGCCGCCGGCTCCGCCAAGAATGGCGGCGTGCTGTGCCTTGCTGGCGACGACCACGGCGCCAAATCCTCCACCGTTCCCCACCAGTCCGACCACGCCTTCATCTCGGCGCTGATGCCGTATCTCTATCCCTCGAGCATCCACGAAATGATCGAGATGGGCCTGCTCGGCATCGCGATGTCGCGCTACTCCGGCTGCTGGGTCGGCATGAAGGTGATCACGGAGACGGTGGAGACCACCGCCGAGATCGACCTCACCGACGAGATGAAGCCCTTCATCATCCCGCCTGACTTCGAGTTGCCGCCCGGCGGGCTCAATCTGCGCTGGCCCGACGACCGCTTCGAGCAGGACCGCCGCCTGCAGGACTACAAGGGCTTTGCCGCGATCGCTTTCGCCCGCGCCAACAAGGTCAACCGCATTACCATGGATTCGCCGAACGCACGCTTCGGCATCATGGCCTCGGGAAAGAGCTATGAGGACGTCCGCCAGGCGCTGCGCGAGCTCGGCATCACCGAGCAGGTCGCCGCCAAGATCGGTCTCCGTCTCTACAAGATCGGCATGCCCTGGCCGTTGGAGCCGGAAGGCGTGCATGAATTCGCCGTCGGGCTCGAGGAGATCTTCATCGTCGAGGAGCGCCGCGAAATCGTCGAGAACCAGGTCAAGCAGGTGTTGTTCAACTGGCGCGACGACGTCCGCCCCCGCATCGTCGGCAAGATGGACGAGCACGACAAGCGCTTCCTGACCTTCGCCGCCGAGCTCAGCGTCGCCTCGCTTGCGACCTCGCTGACCGAACGACTCCTTCGACTTAATCTCAATCCTGAAATCGCGGAGATGCTCCGCGCCAAGGCCGACTGGTTCAACGGCCGCCAGGCGTCCCAGATGATCCCCACGGCGCCCGTCTCCCGCACCCCGTATTTCTGCTCCGGCTGCCCCCACAACACCTCGACCAAGGTCCCCGAAGGCAGCCGCGCGCTGGCCGGCATCGGCTGCCACTTCATGGCGCTGTGGATGGATCGCTCGACCGAGACGTTTACCCATATGGGCGGCGAGGGCGTGCCGTGGGTCGGCATCGCACCGTTCACCAACGAGAACCACATCTTCGCCAATCTCGGCGACGGCACTTATTTCCACTCCGGCCTTCTCGCCATCCGCCAGGCGGTCGCGTCCAAGACCAACATCACCTACAAGATCCTCTACAACGACGCCGTCGCCATGACCGGCGGCCAGCGCCATGACGGCGATCTCTCGCCGCAGCAGATCACTTTCCAGCTCCACGCCGAGGGCATCCGCGAGATCTATCTGGTCTCGGAGAATCCCGATGCCTATCCGGCCAGCACCATCGCGCCCGGTGTGAAGCTGCACCATCGCGACGAGCTGCAAGACGTCATGAAGATGTGCCGCGAATACAAGGGTACGTCGGCGATCGTCTTCGTGCAGACCTGCGCCGCCGAGAAGCGCCGCCGCCGCAAGCGCGGCCTGATGGAAGATCCGGCGCGCCGCGTCATGATCAACCCGGCGGTCTGCGAAGGCTGCGGCGATTGCTCGGTGCAGTCGAACTGCATCTCGGTCGAACCGCTGGAGACGGAGTTCGGCCGCAAGCGCGCCATCAACCAGTCCGCCTGCAACAAGGATTATTCCTGCCTGAAGGGTTTTTGCCCGTCCTTCGTCACCGTGGACGGCGGCAAGCCGCGCCATCGCGCGCCGGCTGATCTGTCCGACATCGGTGCAATTCCCGAGCCGGCCTCGCGGCCGACGCTGGACAAGCCTTACAACATCGCGGTCGGTGGTGTCGGCGGCACCGGCGTGCTCACCATCGGTGCGTTGCTCGGCATGGCTGCGCATATCGAGGGCAAGGCCTCGATGATCCTCGACATGTCCGGGCTCGCGCAGAAGGGCGGTGCGGTGCTCAGCCACGTCCGCCTGTCTGATCATCCGGCCGAAGTGACGTGCTCGCGCATCGTCACCGGCACCGCCGACGTCGTGCTCGCAGCCGACGAGGTGGTTGCGGTCGCCAAGGACACGATCTCGCTCTGCGACACCAGCCGTACCCGCGGCATCATCAACAGCCACGTCATCCCGACCGCGGACTTCGTGCTCAACCGCGACTTCAACTTCCAGACCCGCAAGCTGAATGGCTTGCTGGAAACGGCGCTGCACAAGGACTCGGTCTTCTTCGACTTCACCAAGCCGGCCGAGCAGCTGCTCGGCGATGCCATCGCCACCAACATGATGATGATGGGCTACGCCTATCAGAAGGGCCTGTTCCCGCTGTCGGCGGAATCGATCGAGCAGGCGATCGAGATCAACGGCGTCTCGATCAAGATGAACAAGGAAGCCTTCCGTCTCGGCCGCCTCGCGGTCGCGGACCCCGCGCGCCTCGCCGAGATGTTGAAGGGCACCGACGAGGTTGAGGCGCCCAAGGCGCTGGACGCCATGACGCTCGACGAAATCATCGAGCACCGCGCCAAGCATCTCACCGCCTATCAGAATGGCCGCCTCGCCAAGCGCTACCGCAAGCTGGTCGACCAGGTCCGCGACGCCGCGGTCAAGGGCGGTTACGGCGATGCGCTGCCGCGCGCGGTCGCGATCAATTATGCGAAGCTGCTGGCCTACAAGGACGAGTATGAAGTGGCGCGGCTCTTCACCGACGGCGCCTTCGCAAAGCAGCTCCAGGACCAGTTCGAGGGCGACTTCAAGTTCAGCTTCAACCTGGCCCCGCCCATCCTGGCGTCAGGCGTCGATGCGCTGGGCCGCCCGAAGAAGCGCGCGTTTGGCCCGTGGATGCTGAAGGTGTTCGGCGTGCTGGCCAAGTTCAGGTTCCTGCGCGGCACCCCGCTCGACATCTTCGGTCGCAGCGCCGACCGAAAGCTCGAGCGCGATCTGATCGTCGGTTACGAGAAGGACGTCGCCACCGTGCTTGGCCTGTTGTCGCCGGTTACGGTCGACACGTCGGTCGAATTGCTCTCGCTGCCCGACCGCATCCGCGGCTACGGTCCGGTCAAGGAGAAGGCGGTGGCGGACGCGAAAGCCCGCTACGCCCAGCTTGCTGCGGATCTGGCGAACCCGCCGCCTGCGCCAAGGCAGATCGCGGCGGAGTAG